The sequence CAACACACCTCACTACGCATGATAGGGCCCTGTAACATGCAGGGCAGTGCTACTTCAAGAACACTTTTGTGAACCATGCCACTGAGCAAAGGCTGAAAGCTACATATTTTGGTGCCTGGATTTTAGTTGGTTCTGTTTGTACAGCTGCATAACAGCTCTTTTTGATATTGTGCTACATATTTAGTGGTACAGTGAAtattgctgtgtgtgtttgagaataTTTTGTCAATGTACAGTAAAATGCACGTAATTGGAAATTAGATCTGCAAAATTGCAGATTACATACAGATGGAAGAAATAAAAAGCAGAAGCAATTGAGACCCTGAAGCAAAATACCTtatcagcaaaatccacaaaacataaagcaaagaCTAGCAAAATCTAAATGCAAATAATGTTTGAATGACTCCAAAGAATAAtgaaataaccaagtatatttaaaaaatagatatttgtttaaaattttgCAATATgcaatttttccttttgattcttttttttataaatctgttggcacaaaattaactttacagatttttttgtgtaagcttttttaaaattacattacatttttgttgcttgcattgaCAACTGATttggatttgtaaaaaaaaaaatctttgcaaCAGACTGCTAGTTGTGCAACAGTTATTCTTATGAAGTTTGTTGAAGGGTTACATTTCTTTGGTTATTTTCAGTGCCGAATCAATGCTGATTGCTGCCAATCAAGAATATTCTAGACTAGTTTCAACCAGAGGTGGATTTCAGTCTGTACCCTTGATGAAGTGATTACTGATtcaggaaataaaaatgaaacagaaTTCAATTAGATGACTgaacgtaataataataataataataataataataataataataataataataataataataataataaaaacattgcgGATGTTATTATTGATggtgataataatattaatatttgttattattattattattattattattgttgttataattaataataatattagtattaatattattagtgttattattaaaattacatCCTTCACTgcattttatatactattaagTTAAGAGATATTGGCTTTTAATTGTGTTAGATCAATAGTTTCACTAGATTAGGAAACACACAGGAGACCAAACGCTCCATTCTAACCCTAACTGTTTCTGTCAGAAAACCCTGAAGCAAATTTCCCTGTCTCTATTAGTTTAGCTAATAGCTAAGCCTTGTTGTGCTAGATATCAAAAATATAGTTAAGTATTGATTATTATATGACTATTATACACTTTCTTCAAAAGActcaatctaaatctaaattacctgtcaaaattaacactggtgctGTAAAATAAGTATTAGTTAGCATTATGTCTGCGCTTAGGCAGTTTTTCTCCTAAAGACGTCTGAACCACTAAATAGattaattttttgtttgtttgtaagccAATGTATTGTTACTTAAATCCTTATCAACATGTATTCCATAATTCTACTTTCATAACTGATTGGCCCTGAGGAGACATTGTTCCCTTCAGAACAATATCATTACTAGTGTATGTCATGGTACTCCCTGTACCATTTTGTCTTTTGAATTCTTCACCTTTATCATAATACATCTTGTTGTACAGATCATAATCACATGGATGGTTTGCTGGAAAAATGCCCAGAGCAAACAAGTTTTCATAATGGTTGTAATCATAAGGCACAGAGAACATTATGGCCAGTTCTCTGATGCATCTACATCTCTCATCAGGGATAATCTGGTAGGTCAGGACTCCAACAGCACCGCAGGCAGCGTGTGCAGTTTTGGTGAAAGAGCAAActtcctttgtgttttttttgatGGTCGGCTGTGGAGGATCGTGACAATGTCCGCTGTAGGTGTAGGTCCTAATAAACAGAAAAAGAATTTTGTAATAATCCACATATATGAGAACACTCACTTGTAGCAGATAACAAGAAGGGCCCTATGTAACAGCCTGTGCAAGCTAACACACCAGATGAACAGCCACAATGTCAGTTAAGAGTCTCTGATGCACTTTGACCGCAAAGTAGGTGGCAAAGGTAAAGATGTTAGGAGTGTGTATAGGGATAAGCATCCCATGCACTGGACCTACAGTGTCAGGGATATTCACAAtggcacagattt is a genomic window of Astyanax mexicanus isolate ESR-SI-001 chromosome 14, AstMex3_surface, whole genome shotgun sequence containing:
- the LOC111189201 gene encoding DELTA-actitoxin-Ucs1a-like, producing MAVASAVIAGASLFGTSAEQISRNINTGRNVTIQISNCSNKYTLVDPRTYTYSGHCHDPPQPTIKKNTKEVCSFTKTAHAACGAVGVLTYQIIPDERCRCIRELAIMFSVPYDYNHYENLFALGIFPANHPCDYDLYNKMYYDKGEEFKRQNGTGSTMTYTSNDIVLKGTMSPQGQSVMKVELWNTC